One window of the Mycobacterium haemophilum DSM 44634 genome contains the following:
- a CDS encoding rubredoxin, with protein sequence MAAYQCPVCDYIYDEAKGDAREGFPPGTRWEQLPGDWCCPDCAVREKPDFQKLGELT encoded by the coding sequence ATGGCCGCCTACCAGTGCCCGGTCTGCGACTACATCTACGACGAGGCCAAAGGCGATGCCAGAGAAGGCTTTCCGCCGGGCACGCGGTGGGAGCAGCTCCCCGGTGACTGGTGTTGTCCGGACTGTGCGGTGCGCGAGAAACCAGATTTCCAGAAGCTAGGAGAACTCACATGA
- a CDS encoding rubredoxin, translating into MSDYKLFRCVQCGFEYDEAQGWPEDGIEPGTRWDDIPEDWSCPDCGAAKADFEMVEVARP; encoded by the coding sequence ATGAGTGACTACAAACTGTTCCGCTGCGTCCAATGTGGCTTCGAGTACGACGAGGCGCAGGGCTGGCCGGAAGATGGCATCGAGCCCGGCACCCGCTGGGACGACATCCCCGAGGACTGGAGCTGTCCGGACTGCGGCGCGGCCAAGGCGGACTTCGAGATGGTAGAGGTTGCGCGCCCGTGA
- a CDS encoding TetR family transcriptional regulator: protein MKRIPYAEASRVLLRDSVLDAMRDLLLTRDWSAITLSDVARAAGISRQTIYNEFGSRQGLAQGYALRLADRLVDSVHAALDANVGNIYESFLQGFRSFFSESAADPLVISLLTGVAKPDLLQLITTDSAPMITRASARLAMAFTQSWVATSDEDAGILARAIVRLSLSYVSMPPEADHDVAADLARLMTPFAERHGVVNAP from the coding sequence GTGAAGCGGATTCCTTATGCCGAAGCGTCGCGCGTCTTGTTGCGTGATTCGGTATTAGATGCGATGCGGGATCTGCTGCTGACCCGAGACTGGTCGGCTATCACGTTGTCCGACGTCGCCCGGGCCGCTGGTATCAGCCGGCAGACCATTTACAACGAGTTCGGCTCACGGCAGGGCCTGGCGCAGGGCTATGCGCTGCGTCTGGCTGATCGCCTGGTTGACAGCGTCCATGCCGCCCTGGACGCCAACGTTGGCAACATCTACGAATCGTTCCTGCAGGGTTTTCGGTCATTCTTCTCCGAGTCGGCGGCGGACCCATTGGTGATTTCGTTGCTGACCGGCGTCGCCAAGCCTGATCTGTTGCAGCTCATCACGACCGACAGCGCGCCTATGATCACTCGTGCGTCGGCTCGGTTGGCGATGGCGTTCACTCAGAGCTGGGTGGCTACTAGCGATGAAGACGCCGGCATCCTGGCGCGTGCCATCGTCAGGCTGTCGTTGAGCTACGTGTCGATGCCCCCGGAAGCCGACCACGACGTCGCGGCGGACCTGGCGCGTTTAATGACGCCGTTCGCCGAGCGTCACGGGGTCGTCAACGCACCTTGA
- the ahcY gene encoding adenosylhomocysteinase translates to MTTTENSLTPDVRNGIDFKVADLSLADFGRKELRIAEHEMPGLMSLRREYADVQPLKGARISGSLHMTVQTAVLIETLTALGAEVRWASCNIFSTQDHAAAAVVVGPYGTPEEPKGVPVFAWKGETLEEYWWAAEQMLTWPDNEAGPAPANMILDDGGDATMLVLRGMQYEKAGVVPPAEDDDPAEWKVFLNLLRKRFETDKGKWTKIAESVKGVTEETTTGVLRLYQFAAAGDLAFPAINVNDSVTKSKFDNKYGTRHSLIDGINRGTDALIGGKNVLICGYGDVGKGCAEAAKGQGARVTVTEIDPINALQALMEGFDVKRVEDAIGDADIVVTATGNKDIISLEHMKAMKDHAILGNIGHFDNEIDMAALERSGATRLNIKPQVDLWTFGDSGKSIIVLSEGRLLNLGNATGHPSFVMSNSFANQTIAQIELWTKNDEYDNEVYRLPKHLDEKVARIHVEALGGQLTKLSKDQAEYLGVDVEGPFKPDHYRY, encoded by the coding sequence ATGACGACGACCGAAAATTCGCTGACGCCCGACGTTCGTAACGGCATCGACTTCAAGGTTGCCGACCTGTCGCTGGCGGATTTCGGCCGCAAAGAACTCCGGATCGCCGAGCATGAGATGCCTGGCCTGATGTCGCTGCGTCGTGAATACGCCGACGTGCAGCCGCTGAAAGGGGCCCGTATTTCCGGCTCGCTGCACATGACGGTGCAGACCGCGGTGCTGATCGAGACGTTGACCGCGCTGGGCGCGGAAGTCAGATGGGCGTCGTGCAATATCTTCTCCACCCAGGACCATGCGGCGGCGGCAGTCGTCGTCGGCCCCTACGGCACGCCCGAGGAGCCCAAGGGCGTACCGGTGTTCGCCTGGAAGGGTGAGACCCTCGAGGAGTACTGGTGGGCTGCCGAGCAGATGCTCACCTGGCCGGATAACGAAGCCGGGCCCGCTCCTGCAAATATGATCCTGGACGACGGCGGGGACGCCACCATGCTGGTGCTGCGCGGCATGCAGTACGAGAAGGCCGGCGTGGTGCCGCCCGCCGAGGACGACGACCCCGCCGAGTGGAAAGTCTTCTTGAACCTGCTGCGGAAGCGCTTCGAGACCGACAAGGGCAAGTGGACCAAGATCGCCGAGTCGGTCAAGGGCGTCACCGAGGAGACCACCACCGGTGTGCTGCGGCTGTACCAATTCGCCGCAGCCGGAGACCTGGCCTTCCCCGCGATCAACGTCAACGACTCGGTGACCAAGTCCAAGTTCGACAACAAGTACGGCACCCGGCACTCCCTGATCGACGGCATCAACCGTGGCACCGACGCCCTGATCGGCGGCAAGAACGTGCTCATCTGCGGCTACGGGGACGTGGGTAAGGGGTGCGCGGAGGCGGCGAAGGGGCAGGGCGCGCGGGTCACCGTCACCGAGATCGACCCGATTAACGCGCTGCAGGCGCTGATGGAGGGCTTCGACGTCAAGCGGGTCGAGGACGCCATCGGCGACGCGGACATCGTCGTCACCGCGACCGGCAACAAAGACATCATCTCACTCGAGCACATGAAGGCGATGAAGGATCACGCCATCCTGGGCAACATCGGCCACTTCGACAACGAGATCGATATGGCGGCCCTGGAACGCTCCGGGGCGACGCGGCTCAACATCAAGCCGCAGGTTGACCTGTGGACTTTCGGCGACAGCGGCAAGTCGATCATTGTGCTTTCCGAGGGCCGGCTGCTGAACCTGGGCAACGCCACCGGCCATCCGTCGTTCGTGATGAGCAATAGCTTCGCCAACCAGACGATCGCCCAGATCGAGCTGTGGACCAAGAACGACGAATACGACAACGAGGTGTACCGGCTGCCCAAGCATCTCGACGAAAAAGTGGCCCGTATCCACGTCGAGGCCCTCGGCGGCCAGTTGACCAAGCTGTCCAAGGACCAGGCCGAATACCTCGGTGTCGACGTCGAGGGCCCGTTCAAGCCGGACCACTATCGCTACTGA
- a CDS encoding dTMP kinase, protein MLIAIEGVDGAGKRTLSEGLRQAFEAAGKSVATLAFPRYRQSVAADIAAEALHGQHGDLASSVYAMALLFAFDRAGAVEDIAAACRTHDVVILDRYVASNAAYSAARLHEDCSGEAVAWVQRTEYQRLRLPPPDWQVLLAVSAELAGERARHRARTDLDRPRDSYERDDDLQQRTGAVYAGLAAAGWGGRWLVVDADVDPDRLVATLMGCQTA, encoded by the coding sequence GTGTTGATCGCGATTGAAGGCGTTGACGGCGCTGGCAAGCGCACCTTGTCCGAGGGGTTACGTCAGGCGTTTGAGGCCGCCGGGAAGTCGGTGGCAACGTTGGCCTTCCCGCGCTACCGGCAATCAGTGGCCGCCGACATCGCCGCGGAGGCGCTGCACGGCCAGCACGGTGATCTCGCGTCGTCGGTGTACGCGATGGCCCTGCTGTTCGCGTTCGACCGCGCCGGGGCGGTCGAGGACATCGCAGCCGCGTGCCGCACTCATGACGTCGTGATCCTTGATCGCTACGTCGCATCCAATGCCGCCTACAGCGCCGCGCGTCTGCATGAGGACTGCAGCGGGGAGGCGGTGGCCTGGGTGCAGCGAACCGAATACCAGAGATTGCGGTTGCCCCCGCCCGATTGGCAAGTGCTGCTCGCAGTCTCCGCCGAGCTCGCCGGGGAGCGTGCCCGCCACCGGGCCCGCACCGATCTCGACCGGCCGCGGGACAGCTACGAACGCGACGACGACCTTCAGCAGCGCACCGGCGCGGTCTACGCCGGCCTGGCCGCCGCAGGGTGGGGCGGGAGGTGGCTAGTCGTCGACGCGGACGTCGATCCGGACCGGTTGGTCGCCACTTTGATGGGCTGTCAGACCGCGTGA
- the mtrA gene encoding two-component system response regulator MtrA → MDTMRQRILVVDDDASLAEMLTIVLRGEGFDTAVIGDGTQALTAVRELRPDLVLLDLMLPGMNGIDVCRVLRADSGVPIVMLTAKTDTVDVVLGLESGADDYIMKPFKPKELVARVRARLRRNDDEPAEMLSIADVDIDVPAHKVTRNGEQISLTPLEFDLLVALARKPRQVFTRDVLLEQVWGYRHPADTRLVNVHVQRLRAKVEKDPENPTVVLTVRGVGYKAGPP, encoded by the coding sequence ATGGACACCATGAGGCAAAGGATTTTGGTCGTCGACGACGACGCTTCGCTGGCTGAGATGCTCACCATCGTGCTGCGTGGGGAGGGCTTCGACACCGCGGTCATCGGCGACGGTACTCAGGCCCTGACCGCGGTGCGCGAGTTGCGCCCCGACCTGGTGCTACTGGACCTGATGTTGCCCGGCATGAACGGCATCGACGTGTGCCGGGTGTTGCGCGCCGACTCCGGCGTTCCGATTGTGATGCTGACCGCCAAGACCGACACCGTGGACGTGGTGCTGGGGCTGGAGTCGGGCGCCGACGACTACATCATGAAGCCGTTCAAGCCCAAGGAGCTGGTCGCTCGGGTGCGGGCGCGGCTGCGGCGCAACGACGACGAGCCAGCCGAGATGCTGTCCATCGCCGACGTCGATATCGACGTGCCGGCACACAAGGTCACCCGAAACGGTGAACAGATCTCATTGACACCGCTGGAATTCGACCTGCTGGTCGCGTTGGCACGCAAGCCACGCCAGGTGTTTACTCGTGATGTGCTGCTCGAACAGGTGTGGGGATATCGGCACCCAGCGGATACTCGCCTGGTTAACGTGCATGTCCAGCGGCTACGGGCAAAGGTCGAGAAAGACCCGGAGAACCCGACCGTGGTGTTGACCGTTCGAGGAGTGGGATACAAGGCCGGACCCCCGTGA
- the mtrB gene encoding MtrAB system histidine kinase MtrB encodes MIFSSRRRIRGRWGRSGPMTRGMGALTRAVGVAWRRSLQLRVVALTFGLSLAVILALGFVLTSQLTNRVLDVKVRAAIEQVERARTTVTGIVNGEETRSLDSSLQLARNTLTSKTDPTSGAGLAGAFDAVLMVPGDGPRAATTAGPVDQVPNSLRGFIKAGQAAYQYAAVHTEGFSGPALIIGTPTSSQVANLELYLIFPLKNEQATVTLVRGTMATGGLVLLVLLSGIALLVSRQVVVPVRSASRIAERFAEGHLSERMPVRGEDDMARLAVSFNDMAESLSRQITQLEEFGNLQRRFTSDVSHELRTPLTTVRMAADLIYDHSSDLDPTLRRSTELLVSELDRFETLLNDLLEISRHDAGVAELSVEAVDLRATVNNALGNVGHLAEEAGIELLVDMPAEEVIAEVDARRVERILRNLIANAIDHAERKPVRIRMGADEDTVAVTVRDYGVGLRPGEEKLVFSRFWRSDPSRVRRSGGTGLGLAISIEDARLHQGRLEAWGEPGQGACFRLTLPLVRGHKVTTSPLPMKPMKPIPQPTPHPGAAGQQHGTQRQRPREHAERSG; translated from the coding sequence GTGATCTTCAGCTCGCGGCGACGCATTCGGGGTCGCTGGGGGCGCTCGGGCCCCATGACTCGCGGCATGGGCGCGTTGACGCGAGCTGTGGGTGTTGCCTGGCGCCGATCGCTGCAACTACGTGTTGTAGCGCTAACATTTGGTTTGTCGTTGGCCGTGATTTTGGCGCTTGGCTTCGTGCTCACCAGTCAGCTCACCAACCGTGTGCTCGACGTCAAGGTCAGGGCCGCCATCGAGCAGGTCGAACGGGCCCGCACCACCGTCACCGGGATCGTCAACGGTGAGGAGACCCGCTCGCTGGACAGCAGTCTGCAGCTGGCCCGCAACACGTTGACATCGAAAACCGACCCAACCTCTGGTGCTGGCCTCGCCGGTGCCTTCGACGCGGTGCTGATGGTGCCCGGCGATGGCCCGCGCGCCGCGACCACGGCCGGACCCGTCGATCAGGTGCCTAATTCGTTGCGCGGCTTCATCAAAGCCGGGCAGGCGGCTTACCAGTACGCGGCGGTGCACACCGAGGGCTTCTCGGGGCCAGCGTTGATCATCGGCACGCCGACGTCGTCGCAGGTGGCCAATCTTGAGCTGTACCTGATCTTTCCGTTGAAGAACGAACAGGCCACCGTCACGCTGGTGCGCGGCACCATGGCCACCGGCGGCCTGGTGCTGCTGGTCCTGCTGTCGGGTATCGCGTTGCTGGTATCGCGCCAGGTGGTGGTGCCGGTGCGGTCGGCGTCACGGATCGCCGAACGGTTCGCCGAGGGGCACCTGTCGGAACGGATGCCGGTGCGCGGCGAGGACGACATGGCACGGCTGGCGGTGTCGTTCAATGACATGGCGGAAAGCTTGTCTCGGCAGATCACCCAGCTCGAGGAGTTCGGTAACCTGCAACGCCGTTTCACGTCCGACGTCAGCCATGAACTCCGCACACCGCTGACCACCGTACGGATGGCCGCCGACTTGATCTACGACCACAGCTCCGACCTTGACCCCACGCTGCGGCGGTCCACCGAACTGCTGGTCAGCGAGCTGGACCGATTCGAGACGTTGCTTAACGACCTACTCGAGATCTCGCGGCACGACGCCGGCGTGGCCGAGCTCTCCGTTGAGGCGGTCGATCTGCGCGCGACGGTGAATAACGCGCTAGGCAACGTCGGCCACCTGGCCGAGGAGGCCGGTATCGAACTGCTGGTGGACATGCCCGCCGAGGAGGTGATTGCCGAGGTTGACGCACGCCGGGTGGAGCGGATCCTGCGCAACCTGATCGCCAACGCCATCGACCACGCCGAGCGCAAACCGGTGCGGATCCGGATGGGCGCCGACGAAGATACCGTCGCGGTCACCGTGCGTGACTACGGGGTCGGGCTGCGGCCCGGCGAAGAGAAGCTGGTGTTCAGCCGGTTTTGGCGGTCGGACCCGTCCCGGGTGCGGCGTTCCGGCGGGACCGGGCTGGGGCTGGCGATCAGCATCGAGGATGCGCGGCTGCACCAGGGCCGACTCGAAGCATGGGGCGAGCCTGGTCAGGGCGCGTGTTTTCGGCTGACGCTTCCGCTGGTTCGCGGCCACAAGGTCACCACCAGTCCCTTACCTATGAAGCCGATGAAACCGATCCCGCAACCAACTCCGCACCCCGGCGCAGCCGGCCAACAACACGGCACCCAACGTCAGCGTCCGCGAGAGCACGCCGAGAGGAGCGGGTAA
- the lpqB gene encoding MtrAB system accessory lipoprotein LpqB — MRRLLVALLALVLAGCAGVPSSSAPQAIGTVERPAPSNLPKPTPGMDPDVLLREFLKATADPANRHLAARQFLTQSASNAWDDAGSALLIDHVVFVETRGAERVSATMRADILGSLSDMGVFETAEGVLPDPGPIELIKTSGGWRIDHLPNGVFLDWQQFQATYKRNTLYFADPTGKTVVPDPRYVAVPGHDQLATELVSKLLAGPRPEMAHTVRNLLAPPLRLRGPVTRADGSKSGVGRGYGGARIDLEKLSTTDPHSRQLLAAQIIWTLARADIRGPYVINADGAPLDDRFADGWTTSDVAATDPGVADGAGAGLHALLGGALVSVDGQHATPVLGAFGRMPDQTGAALSRSGRQVASVVTLRRGAPDEGESLWIGDLGGEAVQSADGHSLSRPSWSLDDAVWVVVDTNNVLRAIQEPASGQPARIPVDSAAVASRFPGPITDLQLSRDGTRAAMVIGGQVILAGVEQTQAGQFALTYPRRLGFGLGTSVVSLSWRTGDDIVVTRTDATHPVSYVNLDGVNSDAPARGLQVPLSAIAANPSTVYVAGPQGVLQYSASVAESQQGWSEVAGLTVAGAEPVLPG; from the coding sequence ATGCGGCGGCTGCTTGTGGCGCTGTTGGCCTTGGTGCTCGCCGGCTGCGCCGGGGTACCCAGCTCGTCGGCTCCGCAGGCGATCGGCACCGTCGAGCGACCGGCGCCGTCGAATCTGCCCAAGCCGACCCCCGGTATGGATCCCGATGTGCTGTTGCGCGAATTCCTCAAGGCCACAGCCGATCCGGCCAACCGGCATCTGGCGGCGCGTCAGTTCCTCACCCAGTCGGCATCCAACGCCTGGGACGACGCCGGTAGCGCACTACTGATCGACCATGTGGTATTCGTCGAAACCCGTGGTGCCGAACGTGTTTCGGCGACGATGCGGGCAGACATCCTAGGTTCGCTGTCCGACATGGGTGTGTTCGAGACCGCGGAGGGTGTGCTGCCAGACCCGGGTCCGATCGAATTGATCAAGACGTCGGGTGGCTGGCGGATCGACCACCTGCCCAACGGGGTTTTCCTGGACTGGCAGCAGTTTCAGGCGACCTACAAGCGCAACACCCTCTACTTCGCCGACCCGACTGGCAAGACCGTGGTTCCCGATCCCCGCTACGTCGCGGTTCCCGGTCATGATCAGTTGGCCACCGAGCTTGTCTCCAAATTGCTAGCTGGTCCACGGCCCGAGATGGCGCACACTGTCCGCAATCTGCTGGCTCCACCGCTGCGGCTGCGTGGCCCGGTGACGCGGGCCGACGGCAGCAAAAGCGGGGTCGGGCGGGGTTACGGCGGTGCGCGGATAGATCTGGAGAAACTATCCACCACCGATCCGCACAGCAGGCAATTGCTTGCCGCGCAGATCATTTGGACGCTTGCCAGGGCCGACATCAGAGGGCCGTATGTGATCAACGCTGACGGCGCGCCGCTGGACGACAGGTTCGCCGACGGGTGGACCACCTCCGACGTCGCTGCCACCGACCCGGGCGTGGCTGACGGCGCGGGCGCGGGGCTGCATGCGTTGCTGGGCGGGGCATTAGTCTCGGTGGACGGACAGCACGCCACCCCGGTCCTGGGGGCCTTCGGGCGGATGCCCGACCAGACTGGCGCTGCACTATCCCGCAGCGGGCGGCAGGTGGCGTCGGTGGTGACCCTGCGCCGCGGCGCCCCCGACGAGGGGGAGTCGCTGTGGATCGGTGATCTCGGTGGCGAGGCGGTCCAATCTGCCGACGGACACAGCCTGTCGCGGCCCAGCTGGTCACTCGACGACGCGGTGTGGGTGGTGGTCGACACCAACAATGTGCTGCGCGCCATTCAGGAACCGGCGTCGGGGCAACCCGCGCGTATTCCGGTGGATTCCGCCGCGGTGGCCAGCCGGTTCCCGGGGCCGATCACCGACCTGCAGCTGTCCCGGGATGGGACGCGTGCCGCGATGGTGATCGGTGGGCAGGTGATTCTCGCCGGCGTCGAGCAGACCCAGGCCGGACAGTTTGCCTTGACATACCCGCGCCGACTGGGCTTCGGGTTGGGCACCTCGGTGGTGTCGTTGTCCTGGCGAACCGGCGACGACATCGTGGTGACCCGCACCGATGCCACGCATCCGGTGTCGTACGTGAACCTTGACGGGGTGAACTCTGATGCGCCGGCCCGCGGTTTGCAGGTTCCGCTGTCGGCGATTGCGGCCAACCCGTCGACGGTGTATGTCGCGGGTCCGCAAGGGGTGCTGCAGTATTCGGCGTCCGTTGCCGAAAGCCAGCAGGGCTGGTCGGAGGTCGCGGGGTTGACCGTCGCGGGGGCAGAGCCGGTATTGCCGGGTTGA
- a CDS encoding ComF family protein yields the protein MLDLILPLECGGCGAPATRWCDACAVELSVAASEPRVVSPRIDPLVPVFTLGRYAGARRQAILAMKEHGRRDLVAPLAHALAVGVHRLLVWGMVETPLTVVPAPTRRAAARRRGGDPVTRMARLAVATLAAHADITVVPALRMKALARDSVGLGTSARERNIAGRVLLRGQPPRRDLGEVLIIDDVITTGATARESVRTLHATGMRVTAVLTIAAA from the coding sequence GTGCTTGATCTCATCCTGCCGCTGGAATGCGGCGGCTGCGGTGCGCCCGCCACGCGATGGTGCGACGCATGCGCCGTGGAGCTGTCGGTGGCTGCCAGCGAACCGCGTGTGGTGAGCCCCCGTATCGACCCGCTGGTGCCGGTGTTCACGCTCGGCCGGTACGCCGGCGCCCGTCGCCAGGCGATCCTTGCGATGAAGGAGCACGGCCGCCGCGACCTGGTTGCACCGCTGGCGCACGCCCTGGCCGTCGGGGTGCACCGGCTGCTGGTGTGGGGCATGGTCGAGACCCCGCTGACGGTCGTGCCCGCGCCAACGCGGCGAGCGGCGGCGCGGCGCCGCGGCGGCGACCCCGTCACCCGGATGGCCCGGCTTGCGGTGGCGACGTTGGCAGCACACGCGGATATCACCGTTGTTCCAGCGTTGCGGATGAAGGCGTTGGCCCGCGACTCGGTGGGCCTCGGTACCTCCGCCCGGGAGCGCAATATCGCCGGGCGGGTGCTGCTGCGCGGCCAGCCGCCGCGCAGGGATCTCGGGGAAGTCCTGATCATCGACGACGTCATCACCACCGGGGCGACAGCGCGTGAGTCGGTCCGGACCCTGCACGCTACCGGGATGCGGGTGACCGCGGTGCTGACCATCGCGGCCGCTTGA
- the hpf gene encoding ribosome hibernation-promoting factor, HPF/YfiA family — MSRLTADSGQILDPAPVAPDEPVEPMPTAEVVFKGRNVEIPDHFRIYVSQKLARLERFDRTIYLFDVELDHERNRRQRKSCQRVEITARGRGPVVRGEACADSFYAALESAVVKLESRLRRGKDRRKVHYGDKTPVSVAEATAVAVPPEKAFNTEPAPAHDHDGAATDHEPGRIVRTKEHPATPMSVDDALYEMELVGHDFFLFYDKHAERPSVVYRRHAYDYGLIRLA, encoded by the coding sequence ATGTCAAGGCTAACCGCGGATTCCGGTCAGATTCTCGACCCAGCACCGGTTGCACCCGACGAACCGGTTGAACCGATGCCGACCGCCGAGGTGGTGTTCAAGGGCCGCAATGTCGAGATCCCCGACCACTTTCGCATCTATGTCTCGCAGAAACTCGCCCGCTTAGAGCGGTTCGACCGGACCATCTACCTGTTCGACGTCGAACTCGATCATGAACGCAACCGTCGCCAACGTAAGTCCTGTCAGCGCGTGGAGATCACCGCGCGGGGCCGTGGGCCGGTAGTGCGCGGTGAGGCGTGCGCCGACAGCTTCTATGCCGCACTCGAGTCAGCGGTCGTCAAGCTCGAGAGCCGGCTGCGTCGTGGCAAGGACCGACGCAAGGTGCACTACGGTGACAAGACCCCGGTGTCAGTGGCGGAGGCGACTGCGGTCGCTGTGCCGCCAGAGAAGGCCTTCAACACCGAACCGGCCCCGGCGCACGATCACGACGGTGCGGCCACCGACCATGAGCCGGGGCGGATCGTCCGTACCAAGGAACACCCGGCCACGCCGATGTCGGTCGACGACGCACTCTACGAGATGGAGCTGGTCGGGCACGACTTCTTTTTGTTCTACGACAAACACGCCGAACGGCCGTCGGTTGTCTACCGACGACACGCCTACGATTATGGCTTGATCAGGCTCGCTTGA